In the genome of Desertifilum tharense IPPAS B-1220, the window AAAAAGTCCGCGATTATTTTGATTTAACCAATCCCACGGTTGCCCCCTATGCTGGGAAGGGGGAGGTGAAACTCCGGATTTCTGCCCAAGCCCCTTCTTTAGAAACGGCTCAGGCTCTGATTGCGCCAGTGGAAGCCAACCTGCGCGAAATGGGGGGAATGTACTGTTACGGAGCCGATGAGGAGACGCTGGCTTCGGTGGTGGGTCAATTGTTACAGGCGCGAGGACAGACTTTAAGCGTTGCTGAATCTTGTACCGGGGGCGGATTAGGTCAGATGATTACCGCGATCGCCGGGAGTTCAAGTTATTTTACCGGAGGTGCGATCGCCTACGATAATTCTGTTAAAATTCGCTGCTTGCAAGTCAATCCTGAAGATTTAGCAACCTGGGGTGCCGTCAGCGCTACCGTTGCTCAACAAATGGCTCGCGGCGTGCAGCAGCTTCTCAGCACCCATTGGGGATTGAGCATCACGGGCATCGCGGGGCCCGATGGGGGAACTGAGGAAAAACCTGTGGGTTTGGTTTATATTGGACTGGCAAAGCCCAATGGAACGGTTGAAAGTTTTGCCCATCAATTTGGGCATAATCAAGATAGAAGCGCGATTCGTCATCTGAGCGCCTGTGGTGCCCTCGACCATTTACGCCGCGAATTGTTAACAAGCGTAGCGATCGCCGAAGTCTCCACTTGATCGTGAGTGATGATTCGTTATGATGAAGTAAAGAATCTAGCTTTATTCTTGATTGACGCGAATCGGTGCTTTTTTAGCAAAGCAGAGAAATCCGGACAAGCTGAAGGAGCTTTGTATTTAATGGACTACATTGACAAGGTACTGGAAAAGTTAAAAGAATGGGCCCGCAAGCTGATTGAAGCTCTGCTTGGCCCGGAGGTCCAGCCCGAATCCGAACCCATTCCTATTCCGGTGCAAGATCGGGAACGTCGCAATCGGTAGTCTACGGGAATACTGGGACAAAGAACTTTGTTTAGCGTTTTAGTATTGCACGGTCCGAACCTCAACCTGTTAGGTCAACGCGAACCCGGAATTTACGGGAGTGTCACCCTAGCTGACATTAACCAAATGCTCGAAGCAGAAGGGCGATCGCTTCAGACCCAAGTCTCCACCTTTCAATCGAACCATGAAGGGGCACTTGTTGATGCCATTCACCAAGCCCTGAACCTGCATCAAGGTCTATTGATCAATGCCGGAGCCTACACGCATACCAGCGTAGCCATTCGAGACGCGATCGCCGCCGTTGCCCTCCCCACCGTTGAAGTCCATCTCAGCAACATCTATCGGCGCGAAGAATTCCGCCATCACTCCTACATTGCGCCCATTGCCATTGGGCAAATTAGCGGATTTGGCGCTCAAAGCTACCGCCTAGGCTT includes:
- a CDS encoding competence/damage-inducible protein A; amino-acid sequence: MAAEIICVGTELLLGDILNSNAQFLAQQLAALGIPHYYQTVVGDNPTRLCRVIQTAIDRGAELLIFTGGLGPTPDDLTCETLAQFFDAPLIEDPEIVADIAQKYAQRGRVMNPTNRKQALIPQGAMVLPNPAGTAPGIIWQPRPSVTLLTFPGVPSEMQRMWRETAIPYLQSQGWGKSIIYSRTLKFWGIPESELAQKVRDYFDLTNPTVAPYAGKGEVKLRISAQAPSLETAQALIAPVEANLREMGGMYCYGADEETLASVVGQLLQARGQTLSVAESCTGGGLGQMITAIAGSSSYFTGGAIAYDNSVKIRCLQVNPEDLATWGAVSATVAQQMARGVQQLLSTHWGLSITGIAGPDGGTEEKPVGLVYIGLAKPNGTVESFAHQFGHNQDRSAIRHLSACGALDHLRRELLTSVAIAEVST
- the aroQ gene encoding type II 3-dehydroquinate dehydratase gives rise to the protein MFSVLVLHGPNLNLLGQREPGIYGSVTLADINQMLEAEGRSLQTQVSTFQSNHEGALVDAIHQALNLHQGLLINAGAYTHTSVAIRDAIAAVALPTVEVHLSNIYRREEFRHHSYIAPIAIGQISGFGAQSYRLGLQALIEYLKTQTPKS